CCCATCCGAGGTAAACAACGGCACTGAAATCCCGCTTTTCAAAAGCATCTCTTTTATCTTGTGGCTGTATTTTCTGTGCTCTTCCAAAGGAATATCTTTTCTCTGAGCCACATAAGACCCAAATTCATTTTCTGCCTGTACCATAATTACCGGACCACCATTATTGATCTGCAACGGTACAATTTGTTTTGCCAGCTGATTGATATATTTCCGGCATTCATCTAAAAAAGCTTGGTTATCCCTTCTTATTTCAAGGTCTTTATTTTTTTGCAGCCACCACGGATAACCTCCAAATTCCCATTCAGCACACACATAGGGCCCCGGGCGGATAATGACATATAATCCTACTTCCTGTGCCGTTTTTATAAACTTTTGTAAATTTTTTTCACCCGAAAAATTCCACTTCCCAGGAGATTCTTCATGATAATTCCAAAATACATAAGTAGTAACTGTATTTAAGCCCATTGCTTTCATCATCTCCAATCTGTGTTTCCAATATTCTGATGGAACTCTCGGATAGTGCATTTCTCCTGAATATACTGTAAATGGTTTAGCGTTTAAGAAGAAACTCCCATCTTTAATTTCAAATTTCCCTTTTTGAGAAAACATGGTATTCAAGGAGAAAAATAAAAGAATTATACATAAATAACGACTAAAATTTCTCATATTGTAAGGCATGATTTTTGTAAAAATTAAAATATAAAAATCATATTGAATATCAAATAATATAATCATGAAAAAAGGTCTTTTAGCATTAGGTGCCGTATCGGTGCTATTTGTAGTCAGCTGTAAAAAAAGTGAAAGCGGAAACAAAAGCATTATCAAAACAGACAGCTCAGAAACTGTAGTTACAGACAACAATGGAAAAATAGATTCGGTAACACAAAGTTCTTCTACTGTAGACATCAACGGAAAGAAAATTGAGAAAACAGATTTTGTTTATAAAGCTACTGATGGAACATTGGTAAAAGTAGTATTCAAAAACGATCCGAAAGAAAGTACAGTAGCCATTACCAGCAACAAGAAAACATTTACATTACCTAAGACAGAAACCAAAGGTGATGAAACGATTTACAAGAAAGATGATATGACAGCAAGGGTAAAAGGTGATAGCCTTCATCTTGAACAGGGTAATAATCTGATAGAATTGAAAAGAACAAAAATCTAAGATAGCAATGTCCCTCAATATAAAGGGACATTTTATTTTTATACATCTTAAATCTTTTTAAGCTATAATTTCTATCAACAAAATATGATTGCTTAAATTATTATAAATAAAAAAACCATCCGGAATCCGGATGGTTTTTTTTATATATCTGAATGAATATTATTCTTCAGTTTTTTCTTCAGTAGTGTCAGCTTTAGCTTCTTCTACTTTCTCTTCTACTGCAGGTGCTTCAGCTACTACAGCTTCAGCTACTACAGCTTCAGCTTTTTTAGGTGCAGCAGTTGATCTTCTGCTTCTTCTTGTAGCTTTTTTCTCTTCAGCATTAGGGTTGTAAAGCTCGTTGAAATCTACTAATTCGATAAGAGCCATATCAGCAGCATCACCTGGTCTGAAACCTGTCTTAATGATTCTTGTATAACCACCGTTTCTTTCAGCGATTTTAGGAGCTACAGTTCTGAATAATTCAGCAACCGCAAATTTATTTTGAAGGTAAGAGAATACTATTCTTCTGTTGTGTGTAGTATCTTCTTTTGCTTTTGTTAATAGAGGCTCAACATATACTCTTAAAGCTTTAGCTTTAGCTACAGTAGTGTTGATTCTTTTATGCTCAATTAGAGAACAAGCCATATTAGAAAGTAAAGCGCTTCTGTGAGAAGCTGTTCTTCCTAAGTGATTGAATTTTTTACCGTGTCTCATTATTAATTATTTATCAGCGTCTAACTTATATTTTGCAACGTCGAAACCGAAGTTAAGACCTTTTGAATGCACTAATTCTTCTAGTTCTGTCAAAGATTTTTTACCAAAATTTCTGAATTTCATCAAATCAGACTTACTGTAAGAAACCAATTCTCCAAGAGTTTCTACTTCAGCTGCTTTTAGACAGTTAAGGGCTCTTACTGAAAGATCCATATCTGCTAATTTAGACTTAAGAAGTTGTCTTGTGTGAAGAGTTTCTTCATCATATTGGATAGATGCTTTTACAGCTTCCGTTTCAAGCGTGATTCTCTCATCAGAGAATAGCATGAAGTGATAAATTAATATCTTAGAAGCTTCTGTTAAAGCATTCTGAGGGCTGATAGACCCATCAGTTTCTATATCTAATACAAGTTTTTCGTAGTCTGTTTTTTGCTCTACACGATAATTTTCAATGCTATATTGTACTTTCTTGATCGGCGTAAAAATAGAGTCGATAGCAATAGTTCCTACAGGAGCATTGTTTGACTTATTTTGTTCAGAAGGTACATACCCTCTACCTTTTTCAATATTGAAAGTAATTTCGAAAGTTACATCACTGTTTAGGTTGCAAATCACTAAATCTGGGTTTAAAACATCAAATCCATTGATAGACTTTCCTAAATCACCAGCAGTAATAACCGTCTGACCTGAAACTTTAGCAACAACCTGCTCGTTAGCCTGGCCTTCTGCTGCAGCTTTTAATCTTACCTGCTTAAGGTTAAGAATAATTTCGGTAACATCTTCGATTACTCCTGGAATAGTTGAAAATTCGTGCTCTACACCTTCTATTTTGATAGATGAAATAGCGTATCCTTCCAGAGAAGAAAGCAACACTCTTCTCAAAGCATTACCGATTGTAAGCCCGAAACCTGGTTCTAAAGGTCTGAATTCGAATTGACCTTTAAATTCATCAGAGTTAAGTAAAATTACTTTATCGGGT
This genomic window from Chryseobacterium viscerum contains:
- a CDS encoding DNA-directed RNA polymerase subunit alpha, with protein sequence MAILQFIKPDKVILLNSDEFKGQFEFRPLEPGFGLTIGNALRRVLLSSLEGYAISSIKIEGVEHEFSTIPGVIEDVTEIILNLKQVRLKAAAEGQANEQVVAKVSGQTVITAGDLGKSINGFDVLNPDLVICNLNSDVTFEITFNIEKGRGYVPSEQNKSNNAPVGTIAIDSIFTPIKKVQYSIENYRVEQKTDYEKLVLDIETDGSISPQNALTEASKILIYHFMLFSDERITLETEAVKASIQYDEETLHTRQLLKSKLADMDLSVRALNCLKAAEVETLGELVSYSKSDLMKFRNFGKKSLTELEELVHSKGLNFGFDVAKYKLDADK
- the rplQ gene encoding 50S ribosomal protein L17, which produces MRHGKKFNHLGRTASHRSALLSNMACSLIEHKRINTTVAKAKALRVYVEPLLTKAKEDTTHNRRIVFSYLQNKFAVAELFRTVAPKIAERNGGYTRIIKTGFRPGDAADMALIELVDFNELYNPNAEEKKATRRSRRSTAAPKKAEAVVAEAVVAEAPAVEEKVEEAKADTTEEKTEE